A genome region from Euphorbia lathyris chromosome 4, ddEupLath1.1, whole genome shotgun sequence includes the following:
- the LOC136226994 gene encoding cucumisin-like: MGERPPKDEVSMSLLHSNMLQEAIGSNLPSDCLVHSFKRTFHGFVAKLYENEVQKIAEMAGVVSVFPNQKNEFHTTKSWDFMGFSEQVNRSILENEVIIGVIDSGIWPESHSFNDEGFGPPPAKWKGSCQPSSNFSCNNKIIGAKMYRSDGLFDAKDLKSPRDSIGHGTHVASTAAGGSVSNASLYGLGLGTARGGVPSARIAVYKVCWLDGCWDADILAAFDDAIADGVDVISISIGASVTRHYFRDSIGIGAFHAMRKGILTSTSAGNSGPEFRTLRNFAPWYVSVAASTIDRKFITDVQLGNNRVYQGISINTANSEMFPVIYGGDAPNTTGNFNNSLSRFCTKNSLDPSLVKGKIVLCDELGTGEVPYLAGATGILMQDGDPKDVAVSFPLPASYLDSHDGRSIHSYIKSTRNASATIYKSKEMNDTLAPSVVSFSSRGPNPITPDILKPDITAPGVHIIAAWSPLSSVSRRVGDNRIVAYNILSGTSMACPHVTAAAAYVKSYHPTWSPSAIKSAIMTTAFPMNAETNPEAELAYGAGHLDPLKAINPGLVYDVEPMDYIKFLCGQGYNTSLLQMVTGDNSSCSKAINATVWDLNYPSFALSSTSPKKFISQVFNRVVTNVGLDNSTYKAIVKSPGGLKVQVNPSILSFSSIGEKIFLLLQLKEQLKVLLFLLLWCGMMGYTKLGAQYLCILQ, translated from the exons ATGGGTGAGAGGCCTCCTAAGGATGAAGTTTCCATGTCATTACTTCACTCCAATATGCTACAAGAAGCCATCGGCAG CAATTTGCCTAGTGATTGTCTAGTTCATAGCTTCAAAAGAACTTTCCATGGATTCGTAGCCAAATTATACGAGAATGAAGTGCAGAAGATTgcag AAATGGCAGGTGTAGTATCTGTATTCCCCAATCAAAAGAACGAATTTCATACGACAAAATCATGGGATTTCATGGGATTTTCCGAACAAGTAAATAGAAGTATTCTGGAAAATGAAGTGATAATTGGTGTAATTGATTCTGGAATTTGGCCAGAATCACATAGCTTTAATGATGAAGGTTTTGGTCCTCCTCCTGCCAAATGGAAGGGTTCTTGTCAACCATCTTCCAATTTCTCTTGCAACAA TAAAATCATCGGTGCAAAAATGTACCGATCAGATGGATTATTTGATGCAAAGGATCTAAAGTCCCCAAGAGATTCAATAGGCCATGGAACACACGTAGCTTCAACTGCAGCAGGAGGGTCAGTAAGCAATGCAAGCCTTTACGGCCTTGGCTTAGGCACTGCTCGCGGCGGGGTTCCATCCGCGAGGATTGCTGTTTACAAAGTATGCTGGTTGGATGGCTGCTGGGATGCTGATATTTTAGCAGCATTCGATGATGCAATTGCTGATGGTGTTGACGTAATTTCAATCTCGATTGGAGCATCGGTTACTCGGCATTATTTCAGAGATTCAATTGgaattggagcttttcatgCTATGAGAAAAGGGATTTTGACATCTACTTCTGCTGGAAATAGTGGCCCTGAATTTAGAACACTTAGAAATTTTGCTCCATGGTATGTTTCTGTTGCTGCTAGCACTATTGACAGGAAGTTCATTACAGATGTTCAACTTGGGAATAACAGAGTTTAccag ggtatatcaataaatacagCTAATTCTGAGATGTTTCCTGTAATCTACGGAGGAGATGCTCCAAACACCACCGGAAATTTTAACAACTCTTTATCAAG GTTTTGCACTAAGAATTCACTAGATCCAAGTTTAGTGAAGGGAAAAATAGTTCTTTGCGATGAGCTTGGTACCGGAGAAGTTCCATATTTGGCTGGTGCAACTGGTATTTTGATGCAAGATGGTGACCCCAAAGATGTAGCTGTTTCTTTTCCATTACCTGCATCCTATCTTGACTCACATGATGGTAGAAGTATTCACTCCTACATCAAGTCAACAAG AAATGCAAGTGCCACAATATATAAAAGTAAGGAGATGAATGACACATTGGCCCCTTCTGTAGTCTCATTTTCATCAAGAGGCCCCAATCCAATTACACCTGACATTCTTAAG CCAGATATAACAGCGCCTGGAGTACACATTATAGCTGCTTGGTCTCCACTTTCTTCAGTTTCAAGAAGAGTTGGGGATAACAGAATTGTAGCTTATAACATACTCTCAGGTACTTCAATGGCTTGTCCACATGTAACTGCAGCAGCTGCATATGTCAAATCATATCATCCAACATGGTCTCCTTCCGCTATCAAGTCTGCCATCATGACCACTG CTTTTCCGATGAATGCTGAAACCAATCCTGAAGCTGAATTAGCATATGGAGCAGGTCATTTAGATCCTCTCAAGGCTATAAACCCTGGCTTAGTATATGATGTTGAACCAATGGACTACATAAAATTTCTATGTGGACAAGGATATAACACTAGTCTTCTCCAAATGGTTACTGGGGATAATAGCAGCTGCTCTAAAGCAATAAATGCTACAGTTTGGGATCTAAATTATCCTTCTTTTGCACTTTCTAGTACCTCACCTAAAAAATTCATTAGCCAAGTCTTTAACAGGGTTGTCACCAATGTTGGATTGGATAATTCCACTTACAAAGCAATTGTTAAGTCTCCAGGAGGTTTGAAAGTACAAGTGAATCCTAgcattttatcattttcctctaTTGGTGAGAAGATATTTTTGCTCTTACAGTTGAAGGAACAATTGAAAGTTCTATTGTTTCTGCTTCTTTGGTGTGGGATGATGGGGTACACCAAGTTAGGAGCCCAATATCTGTGTATATTGCAGTGA